In Oscillatoria salina IIICB1, the following proteins share a genomic window:
- the cruF gene encoding gamma-carotene 1'-hydroxylase CruF, with product MKRLVITERACLIGHVLSLVFGWAGLLIVLPNPDLIASLPAIGEKAFAWSMAGGGVVYMLLGTATVAIYAYRTLGLWHWLTFMLPAVFISLGSELSGTSTGFPFGHYSYLSGLGYKIGGLVPFTIPLSWFYVGFSGYVIARAGLERWLKPSWLRDVSAIATGSLLLTVWDFVLDPAMSQMSVPFWVWHQPGAFFGMPYQNFVGWFATGCVFMTVATLFWKKFPTHLPSKQLGLPLAVYLSNIAFGAVLSLAGGFWIPVILGVSLSIVPAFILYRTANSTQISDLEKLAEIQQAKEKTAQVPVASVGVMPK from the coding sequence ATGAAACGACTTGTTATCACCGAGCGTGCTTGTTTGATAGGTCACGTTTTATCCTTAGTTTTCGGTTGGGCGGGGTTACTGATAGTGCTACCCAACCCGGACTTAATTGCCAGTTTGCCAGCGATCGGAGAAAAAGCGTTTGCTTGGTCAATGGCAGGAGGCGGAGTAGTGTATATGCTCTTAGGGACTGCTACTGTCGCCATTTACGCCTACCGTACCCTAGGGTTATGGCATTGGCTAACATTTATGCTACCTGCGGTATTTATTTCCTTGGGAAGCGAACTTTCGGGAACCAGTACCGGATTTCCTTTCGGTCACTATAGCTACCTAAGTGGTTTAGGCTACAAAATCGGAGGTTTAGTACCCTTCACCATTCCCCTATCGTGGTTTTATGTGGGCTTTAGCGGTTATGTTATTGCCCGTGCAGGATTAGAAAGGTGGCTGAAACCTAGCTGGTTACGAGACGTAAGTGCGATCGCCACAGGTTCTTTACTTTTAACAGTTTGGGACTTCGTTCTCGATCCTGCCATGAGTCAAATGTCCGTTCCCTTCTGGGTTTGGCATCAGCCGGGCGCTTTCTTTGGAATGCCTTATCAAAACTTTGTCGGTTGGTTTGCCACAGGTTGCGTATTCATGACAGTAGCAACCTTATTCTGGAAAAAATTCCCCACTCATCTGCCCAGCAAACAGCTAGGATTACCTCTAGCAGTTTATTTGAGCAACATCGCCTTTGGTGCAGTGTTGAGTTTAGCTGGAGGATTTTGGATTCCGGTAATTTTGGGCGTATCTTTGAGCATAGTTCCCGCTTTCATTCTCTATCGAACCGCTAACTCTACTCAAATCAGCGACTTAGAAAAACTCGCCGAAATCCAACAAGCGAAAGAAAAAACTGCCCAAGTACCAGTGGCATCTGTGGGAGTGATGCCTAAGTGA
- the cruG gene encoding 2'-O-glycosyltransferase CruG — MIGLINFFNQETWGMFSLGLLLLQLPAALILLSRLCKGPWRRPPLEPKTPIPELVGAVSVVIPTLNEALRISPCLTGLSRQSYELREIIVVDSYSRDRTPELVKAAANKDPRFRLINDPELPPGWVGRPWALHNGFLHSSAKSKWILGLDADTQPQLGLVASVVEAAETDGYDLVSLSPQFILKYPGEWWLQPALLMTLLYRFDPAGAKAATPERVMANGQCFLCRREVLEQLGGYESAKGSFCDDVTLARNAAEAGFRVGFLDGKKVIKVRMYEGAAETWREWGRSLDLKDASSSSQLWGDLWLLFSVQGLPVLVAPILLIFVTLGYNSPPVMLSAGLNLFLLVIRFGLLLAIAPSYDRTNSFIASWLFWLSPFADPLAVWRIFLSAWKQPTQWRGRVYQ; from the coding sequence ATGATTGGCTTGATTAACTTCTTCAACCAGGAAACCTGGGGAATGTTTAGTCTGGGGCTATTACTGCTCCAGCTACCTGCCGCACTAATTTTACTTTCCCGCTTGTGCAAAGGACCTTGGCGTCGTCCTCCTCTCGAACCGAAAACGCCCATTCCCGAACTCGTGGGAGCAGTCAGCGTTGTTATTCCTACTCTGAACGAAGCTTTGCGAATCAGCCCTTGTTTAACTGGTTTAAGTCGCCAAAGCTACGAATTGCGAGAAATAATTGTTGTTGATAGTTACTCGCGCGATCGCACGCCGGAACTGGTAAAAGCAGCCGCGAATAAAGATCCCCGTTTTCGCTTGATTAACGATCCCGAATTACCTCCAGGTTGGGTAGGTCGTCCTTGGGCGCTACACAACGGTTTTTTGCACAGTTCCGCAAAAAGTAAGTGGATTTTGGGGCTAGATGCCGATACTCAACCTCAACTCGGTTTAGTGGCTTCTGTAGTGGAAGCAGCCGAGACGGATGGTTATGACTTAGTTTCCCTCTCGCCCCAATTTATCCTCAAATATCCGGGCGAGTGGTGGTTACAACCTGCGCTGTTGATGACTTTACTGTATCGGTTCGATCCCGCCGGAGCAAAAGCAGCAACTCCGGAGAGAGTCATGGCAAATGGACAGTGTTTTTTGTGTCGTCGGGAAGTTTTAGAGCAATTGGGAGGCTATGAAAGCGCCAAAGGTTCTTTTTGTGATGATGTCACCCTCGCCCGGAATGCGGCGGAGGCTGGGTTTAGGGTGGGATTTCTCGATGGCAAAAAAGTGATTAAAGTGCGGATGTACGAAGGAGCAGCAGAAACTTGGCGCGAGTGGGGGCGATCGCTGGATCTCAAGGATGCTTCTTCGTCTAGTCAGCTTTGGGGCGATTTGTGGCTATTATTTAGCGTTCAAGGATTACCTGTCCTAGTTGCGCCGATTTTATTAATTTTTGTCACACTTGGCTACAATTCCCCACCAGTAATGCTATCAGCAGGATTAAACTTATTTCTGTTGGTGATTCGCTTTGGCTTGTTATTAGCGATCGCGCCTTCTTACGATCGCACTAACTCCTTTATTGCTTCTTGGTTATTTTGGCTCTCTCCCTTTGCCGATCCCCTCGCAGTTTGGCGTATATTCTTATCAGCCTGGAAACAACCTACTCAATGGCGAGGTCGGGTTTATCAGTGA
- the rnhA gene encoding ribonuclease HI translates to MSSTRTIKSFYTDGACIANPGPGGWAVVVYFADGSVFEMGDRVAPTTNNRMELQAAIAALKIFAGSNQTEPVTLYTDSEYVQKGITQWIHNWKKRGWQNSQGKPVENKDLWEALERLNSPLIDWQHIRGHSGDEGNERCDAIANAFARGQIPDMLQEFSLLDSDEDNRSFELPVAGLSDFKAPVTIVYKDRQSSTDNFEQDMSQSLSTTTMEEITVPREVRVAQLRNLRETLAIADEVATKGYLITSSELADLMDVNASAVTSRGDNWPWRNWVVSRVRREGNQILWQLERVD, encoded by the coding sequence ATGTCATCAACTCGCACCATTAAAAGCTTTTACACCGACGGAGCCTGTATTGCTAATCCCGGTCCTGGGGGCTGGGCAGTAGTAGTTTACTTTGCTGATGGGTCCGTATTTGAAATGGGCGATCGCGTCGCGCCCACGACAAATAATCGCATGGAATTACAAGCAGCGATCGCTGCTTTAAAAATTTTTGCTGGTAGCAACCAAACTGAACCAGTTACTCTTTATACTGACAGTGAATACGTTCAAAAAGGAATTACCCAATGGATTCATAATTGGAAAAAAAGAGGCTGGCAAAACTCTCAAGGTAAACCAGTGGAAAATAAAGACCTCTGGGAAGCCCTCGAGCGATTAAATTCTCCTTTGATTGACTGGCAGCACATTCGGGGACATAGTGGTGACGAAGGCAATGAACGCTGCGATGCGATCGCTAATGCCTTCGCTCGCGGACAAATACCTGATATGCTACAAGAATTTTCTTTGCTCGATTCTGATGAAGATAATCGTTCTTTCGAGCTTCCGGTAGCAGGATTATCAGATTTCAAAGCCCCTGTAACGATAGTTTACAAAGACAGACAATCCAGCACTGACAATTTTGAGCAAGATATGAGCCAATCATTATCAACGACGACGATGGAAGAAATAACAGTCCCCCGTGAAGTTAGGGTGGCTCAACTGCGAAATTTGAGAGAAACCTTAGCGATCGCTGATGAAGTAGCTACTAAAGGTTATTTGATCACCAGTTCTGAACTCGCCGATCTAATGGATGTTAACGCTAGTGCTGTTACCAGTCGCGGTGATAACTGGCCCTGGCGTAACTGGGTTGTCTCCAGAGTACGACGCGAAGGTAATCAAATTCTTTGGCAGCTAGAACGAGTTGATTAG